One genomic region from Euleptes europaea isolate rEulEur1 chromosome 6, rEulEur1.hap1, whole genome shotgun sequence encodes:
- the LOC130479582 gene encoding interferon-induced transmembrane protein 3-like, translating to MASAASQCLLPPGRAPPPPRYEPLKEEHELLPPPPPLEGCTVVHVGPQVSAAPARDHIAWSIFTTMYLNFCCLGVMALAFSVKARDRKVIGDHNGAHSYSSTAKCLNITALMLSLLLIFLFILITTKVIAF from the exons ATGGCGAGCGCAGCGTCCCAGTGCCTGCTGCCGCCGGGCCGCGCGCCCCCGCCGCCGCGCTACGAGCCGCTGAAGGAAGAGCAcgagctgctgccgccgccgccgcccctcgaGGGCTGCACCGTGGTGCACGTGGGCCCGCAGGTCTCCGCCGCGCCGGCCCGGGACCACATCGCctggtccatcttcaccaccatGTACTTGAACTTCTGCTGCCTGGGGGTCATGGCCCTGGCCTTCTCCGTCAAG GCACGGGACCGCAAAGTGATTGGTGACCATAACGGTGCTCACAGCTATAGCTCCACTGCCAAGTGCCTGAATATCACGGCCTTGATGCTCAGCCTCCTACTCATCTTCCTGTTCATCCTGATTACTACGAAGGTTATTGCTTTTTGA